tacaGGCAACTGAAACATACAAAATATGGAGATTAACTTGTTAAAGTTGCCATAATAGCATCTTACAGTTATCCATAGATAGTAAAAGTTCATAAGCCTAACAGAAATACATAAGAAAAGATAGCATAATTTGACTAATTGGTGGCTGGTTCTGTGGACGTTGATGGTTGGTCAGATGGACGTGGTATGTCAGATGGTGGTGGAATGTCAGATGGTGGTGGAATGTCAGATGTTGGTGGAATGTCAGATGGTGGTGGAATGTCAGATGGTGGTGGAATGAATTTCTTGAGGATTTCATGGACATGCTTGTTGTTCTCTGCCCACATAGGTAGGCGGATGACAGGTTTTGCTGTTTGCTTGACCAGTTCAATGGTTGGTGGTTCAATGTCAGCCGGAAACACCTTGATGACGTTGCGATGCACTATACTGAGGTACTGCTTTGCCCGAGATACATGTAATGATGGTACCTGTATGACAACACGAAGTGAGTTTAAGATTCATCAATATAGTATGTTATAGNTTAGTTGATGNTATTTTGAGATAGTCCTCTTACAAGATTCAGTACCATAACCGAGCCAACACCAATATGATTCCCAAATTCAGGATCTTGCAGAACTTTCTTGTGCAACGAAGCCTGCATTGTGCCTGACGGATCCTGTGCAGACATAACCCATCATTAGTTGGGCTTAACAATAAACGTTTACAAACCTACACAGAACATAATAATACCTTGATTGTAAGTAGCATGTCTCCCAAACCGTTAGGTTTGCATTCTTTCAATAGGCAAGCANCAACTGGAAGTACCCAGGACTTTTTTGCCTCTGTAAGGGAGTTCAGGTTCTCCATTTTTCCATCAGTTACGAGTTCTGCATTTGTCAAAGGAGCTTGATGAACATAAAACAACttataattacaaaatgttTATGTGGACAAACATGATTTACATGTAAGTCGTACCATGGTGTTGGATGAACATTTCAGCCCATATCCACGCATTGGAATTGAAATCTCTTTCAAATGTGGCTTGAGCAACTTGATGAGCAAATTCTTGTGTGGATTTAGGTTCTTCACTGCTTAATCTATTCAACATAGCAGCTTGAACATTGCCTGCTGGGCCAGGTATTAGTGATGCTGATGAATCACATTTCTTGAAGAAGGAATGAAGGACATCATCATCATACACAAGGTCTTCCCAGGCATCCATCTTAGTCGTTGCTTAATCTGCAAGAAAAGTGAAAGCACACAAGTATGAGAAGACATGCAGggagaaaacataaataattgttANAGTAAATGACCTTACAAATATGCTGAATTTATTTCAATGATCATCGTATTGAGgatttatatatagaaatattttcatatatttttgattaaaattaatgtaaaagaatTTGTCATCTTCAGTCAacctaatattttaattttttccctTAATGGATGGATCATTTAATGACAGAAACTTTATGGAGTGAAGAGACTTTTGCTTTTTTGCACTTATtggtgaaagagaaaaaatattttgcttGCTTGAATGTACATGCATTTAATGTGGGGTTTNAAAAAGTTACTTTTGCATTTAATGGTAGTTATGAGAGATAAAACCCATTGTATATTGTTGGTAAAGGCGGGATCCCTGTTCCATCCGTTACACTTCCATTGTCTTCCACCAAGCTCAATCTTGGTGACTCTGTCCTCATCTTCCTTCCAACTTCCTCATTAAAGACATACCTTACCACCAAGTACTCTAGAAGGCTTGACATAAATATCTGGTGCAGTTAGGTGACCAAGGATTTACCTTCATTAAAGGCAGTCATAATAACGTCTTGTGTTGGTAAGAACATCTAACCATCATCTTTATTTCATTCCTTTTGAAAGTAAAGTCTTCTACTTTTGTCTCATTTACCATTATTATCCCGTTTTACGTTTTCAATGTCGTCAAAGAATGTTTGTACAATNTTGTTGTTAAAATTNTTGTTTGTAAATGATTATGTTGTTTGAAATGGTTGATGTGTTTATTTGACGACATTATTCAGGGTGGGATCACTTTCCTTACATGGATGATAGTAGAAGAAGTATAGTAAATAGTACTGGAATGGGTGAATGTAATATGAATTGTGATCTCCCTAATGACTGTATTTTGGAAGATGAACCCAGACTACATATGTGTTTTCAGTCAATGGACGNAGCCAAAAAGTTCTATACTGAATATGCCATTTCAGAAGGATTTTCTGTCAGAACAAGAAATTCTAGAAAGGATAACAACAACAATGTAACTTATTTGAGATTAGTTTGCTCAAGGGANGGNAAATACGTGTNATCAATAAACCCTGAGGTCAAAACGCATCCTACCCAAACAAACCAATGTCCTGCAGGCATAACCATTTCAAAGAAGGATGAAAAATGGTATATAAGGACGGTTAACTTAGACCACAATCATNNNNNNNNNNNNNNNNNNNNNNNNNNNNNNNNNNNNNNNNNNNNNNNNNNNNNNNNNNNNNNNNNNNNNNNNNNNNNNNNNNNNNNNNNNNNNNNNNNNNNNNNNNNNNNNNNNNNNNNNNNNNNNNNNNNNNNNNNNNNNNNNNNNNNNNNNNNNNNNNNNNNNNNNNNNNNNNNNNNNNNNNNNNNNNNNNNNNNNNNNNNNNNNNNNNNNNNNNNNNNNNNNNNNNNNNNNNNNNNNNNNNNNNNNNNNNNNNNNNNNNNNNNNNNNNNNNNNNNNNNNNNNNNNNNNNNNNNNNNNNNNNNNNNNNNNNNNNNNNNNNNNNNNNNNNNNNNNNNNNNNNNNNNNNNNNNNNNNNNNNNNNNNNNNNNNNNNNNNNNNNNNNNNNNNNNNNNNNNNNNNNNNNNNNNNNNNNNNNNNNNNNNNNNNNNNNNNNNNNNNNNNNNNNNNNNNNNNNNNNNNNNNNNNNNNNNNNNNNNNNNNNNNNNNNNNNNNNNNNNNNNNNNNNNNNNNNNNNNNNNNNNNNNNNNNNNNNNNNNNNNNNNNNNNNNNNNNNNNNNNNNNNNNNNNNNNNNNNNNNNNNNNNNNNNNNNNNNNNNNNNNNNNNNNNNNNNNNNNNNNNNNNNNNNNNNNNNNNNNNNNNNNNNNNNNNNNNNNNNNNNNNNNNNNNNNNNNNNNNNNNNNNNNNNNNNNNNNNNNNNNNNNNNNNNNNNNNNNNNNNNNNNNNNNNNNNNNNNNNNNNNNNNNNNNNNNNNNNNNNNNNNNNNNNNNNNNNNNNNNNNNNNNNNNNNNNNNNNNNNNNNNNNNNNNNNNNNNNNNNNNNNNNNNNNNNNNNNNNNNNNNNNNNNNNNNNNNNNNNNNNNNNNNNNNNNNNNNNNNNNNNNNNNNNNNNNNNNNNNNNNNNNNNNNNNNNNNNNNNNNNNNNNNNNNNNNNNNNNNNNNNNNNNNNNNNNNNNNNNNNNNNNNNNNNNNNNNNNNNNNNNNNNNNNNNNNNNNNNNNNNNNNNNNNNNNNNNNNNNNNNNNNNNNNNNNNNNNNNNNNNNNNNNNNNNNNNNNNNNNNNNNNNNNNNNNNNNNNNNNNNNNNNNNNNNNNNNNNNNNNNNNNNNNNNNNNNNNNNNNNNNNNNNNNNNNNNNNNNNNNNNNNNNNNNNNNNNNNNNNNNNNNNNNNNNNNNNNNNNNNNNNNNNNNNNNNNNNNNNNNNNNNNNNNNNNNNNNNNNNNNNNNNNNNNNNNNNNNNNNNNNNNNNNNNNNNNNNNNNNNNNNNNNNNNNNNNNNNNNNNNNNNNNNNNNNNNNNNNNNNNNNNNNNNNNNNNNNNNNNNNNNNNNNNNNNNNNNNNNNNNNNNNNNNNNNNNNNNNNNNNNNNNNNNNNNNNNNNNNNNNNNNNNNNNNNNNNNNNNNNNNNNNNNNNNNNNNNNNNNNNNNNNNNNNNNNNNNNNNNNNNNNNNNNNNNNNNNNNNNNNNNNNNNNNNNNNNNNNNNNNNNNNNNNNNNNNNNNNNNNNNNNNNNNNNNNNNNNNNNNNNNNNNNNNNNNNNNNNNNNNNNNNNNNNNNNNNNNNNNNNNNNNNNNNNNNNNNNNNNNNNNNNNNNNNNNNNNNNNNNNNNNNNNNNNNNNNNNNNNNNNNNNNNNNNNNNNNNNNNNNNNNNNNNNNNNNNNNNNNNNNNNNNNNNNNNNNNNNNNNNNNNNNNNNNNNNNNNNNNNNNNNNNNNNNNNNNNNNNNNNNNNNNNNNNNNNNNNNNNNNNNNNNNNNNNNNNNNNNNNNNNNNNNNNNNNNNNNNNNNNNNNNNNNNNNNNNNNNNNNNNNNNNNNNNNNNNNNNNNNNNNNNNNNNNNNNNNNNNNNNNNNNNNNNNNNNNNNNNNNNNNNNNNNNNNNNNNNNNNNNNNNNNNNNNNNNNNNNNNNNNNNNNNNNNNNNNNNNNNNNNNNNNNNNNNNNNNNNNNNNNNNNNNNNNNNNNNNNNNNNNNNNNNNNNNNNNNNNNNNNNNNNNNNNNNNNNNNNNNNNNNNNNNNNNNNNNNNNNNNNNNNNNNNNNNNNNNNNNNNNNNNNNNNNNNNNNNNNNNNNNNNNNNNNNNNNNNNNNNNNNNNNNNNNNNNNNNNNNNNNNNNNNNNNNNNNNNNNNNNNNNNNNNNNNNNNNNNNNNNNNNNNNNNNNNNNNNNNNNNNNNNNNNNNNNNNNNNNNNNNNNNNNNNNNNNNNNNNNNNNNNNNNNNNNNNNNNNNNNNNNNNNNNNNNNNNNNNNNNNNNNNNNNNNNNNNNNNNNNNNNNNNNNNNNNNNNNNNNNNNNNNNNNNNNNNNNNNNNNNNNNNNNNNNNNNNNNNNNNNNNNNttttgaaattttaaaaataaaaaaaaatcaaccaatCAGGACCTGACACGTACTAGTGTCAAAACGGTGTTAAATggaatggtgttaaaatatcggGACGCTTATAGAAAACAATCATCACCAACAACTTTTACAAACaacataaaacaaagtaaaacaacATGCAGAAATCATCTACCCACTTCTTAGAAAACCCAATCATCAACACcaaaattaacaataacaaaaaagcATAACTCATGATTTTATAGTTCTACACACTAGGGAAGACCCATTTTTCCATCGGAAAATGCCCACCTTCAGGAAAGGAGACTCCTTTACTCCCTGGTCAAGAGTGCGAAAGAGAAATGGCGAGAGGGAAAGAGGGGAAAAATCAcgagagagaaaggagagatGACGAAGAGGTGCCAGAGACTACAGAACGCGAGAACGGTGGTGAATCAACGGTGGAGATGATGGAGGAGGTCACCGCCAGTGAGAAAGAAGGAGGAACAATGAGAGAGACACGAAAAATGGCCAGAGAGAAGACAAAGGGATAATTGGAAATTCATTTTGGAGAAACcgcaaaacattttttttctatagaaATTATCCTCCACGtcacatttcaattttttaaaacttacgTGAAATGCATCAATCATACCTTCACAATTGactttgttaaaatattgtcaccATTTGTTAAAGAAGCATTTTCGTTTTGTTGAGTAGATCTGGAATCCATTCATTAACGAAGTTGACTTTGTTTTCGTTTTGTTGAGTAGATTTGGAATCCATTcattaacggagatgacttagAAATACTGTTTTCCCTACCCATCTCATCTCTGCCGTTTCTATTTCAAATTACCATGGCCGAATCATTTCTCTTCAGCATAGCGGAGTCACTCTTAACAAAACTTGCTTCTCTTGCTTTTCAAGAAGCTTTTCGAGTAGTGGGTTTATATGAGGATCTTCGAGACCTTACAAACACTCTCTCTTTAGTTAAGGCTGTGCTGTTAGATGCTCAGCAAAAGCAAGATCACAACCATCAACTCCGCGAATGGCTCACTCACCTTAAAACTGTCTTCTCTGAAGCTGAAGATGTTTTGGATGAATTTGAGTGCCAAACACTGCGAAACAAAGTGGTCAAAGCTCATAGTAGCACCAAAGATAAGGTAAGTCATTTCTTTTCCACCTCTAATCCACTTCTTTTTCGTTGCAAGATGGCAcagcaaattaaaaatatcaataaccGACTAAACAAGGTTGCAGCAGATAGGCATAAGTTTAATCTTCAAATAATTGATGTTGACACACGTGTTGTTCATCGGAGAGATATGACACACTCCCGTGTGAGTAATTCAGATGTGATAGGTAGGAaaaatgacaaagaaaagaTCATAGAGCTTTTGATGCAGCAGAATCCTAATGATGATGATACAACTCTATCTGTTATCCCTATTGTGGGGATTGGAGGCTTGGGAAAGACTACACTTGCAAAGTTTGTGTTCAATGACAACAGGATCCAGGAGTGCTTCCCATTGAAGATGTGGGTGTGTGTTTCTGATGACTTTGACATTAAGCAATTGattatcaaaatcatcaattcTGCCAACGATGAAGATGTTCCTCCTCACCAACAGAATCTGAACATGTTGGATCTAGAGCAACTGCAAAagcaattgaaaagaaaactttCCGGTCAAAAGTTCTTACTCGTATTGGACGATGTATGGAACGAAGACCGTGTTCAATGGGTTGAGTTGAGGAATTTAATCCAAGTAAGTGCAGCAGGAAGTAAAGTTGTAGTCACCACACGTAGTCATTCCATTGCTTCCATGATGGGCACACTTCCCTCTCACATTTTAGAAGGTCTTTCTGAGCAGGATTCTTTGTCTCTGCTTGTCAAGTGGGCATTTAAAGAAGGAGAGGAGGAAAAACATCCTCACTTGGTAAAAATTGGCaaagaaattgtgaaaaaatGCAAAGGGGTTCCACTGGCAGTGAGAACAGTAGGTAGTTTACTATTCTCGAAATTTGAGGACAGTGAATGGGAATATGTGAGTCGCAATGAAATCTGGAATTTGCCTCAGAAAAAAGATGATATTTTACCTGCCCTTAAACTGAGTTATGATCTCTTGCCATCCTATTTGAGGCaatgttttgcattattttccCTTTACCCAAAGGATTATGAATTCTTTAGTAATGATATAGCTTCGATTTGGGGATCACTTGGACTCATCACACTACCAAAAACGAATTGGACACTTGAAGATGTGGCCAATCAATATTTGCATGAACTCCTGTCAAGATCCTTTCTccaagattttcaaaactttggcaGTTCTTACTCTTTTAGAATACATGATTTGGTGCATGATCTCGCCCTATTTGTTGCAGCGGATGAGTGTCTGCACGTGAGTTTGAACATTCAAAATATTCCAGATAATGTTCGACATCTGTATTTTGCTGAAAGCAGTTTGCTCGAAAATTTAGTCACCAAAAAATCAGCAGTTGTGAGATCCGTACTGTTTTCAGATGATGCAGCAGCTGCCACTGATGAAGCTTTACTAAATACGTGTCTGTCAAAGTTCAAACTATTGCGAGTTTTGGTCTTAAGTGGTTCGACATTCGAGACTTTGCCCTGTACCATTGCTAAGATGAAACATTTGAGATATTTGGTCATTAACAATAATCTCAAGATTAAG
The sequence above is drawn from the Vigna radiata var. radiata cultivar VC1973A chromosome 3, Vradiata_ver6, whole genome shotgun sequence genome and encodes:
- the LOC111241368 gene encoding proline-rich receptor-like protein kinase PERK12 yields the protein MSAQDPSGTMQASLHKKVLQDPEFGNHIGVGSVMVLNLVPSLHVSRAKQYLSIVHRNVIKVFPADIEPPTIELVKQTAKPVIRLPMWAENNKHVHEILKKFIPPPSDIPPPSDIPPTSDIPPPSDIPPPSDIPRPSDQPSTSTEPATN
- the LOC106756777 gene encoding putative disease resistance protein RGA1, producing MAESFLFSIAESLLTKLASLAFQEAFRVVGLYEDLRDLTNTLSLVKAVLLDAQQKQDHNHQLREWLTHLKTVFSEAEDVLDEFECQTLRNKVVKAHSSTKDKVSHFFSTSNPLLFRCKMAQQIKNINNRLNKVAADRHKFNLQIIDVDTRVVHRRDMTHSRVSNSDVIGRKNDKEKIIELLMQQNPNDDDTTLSVIPIVGIGGLGKTTLAKFVFNDNRIQECFPLKMWVCVSDDFDIKQLIIKIINSANDEDVPPHQQNLNMLDLEQLQKQLKRKLSGQKFLLVLDDVWNEDRVQWVELRNLIQVSAAGSKVVVTTRSHSIASMMGTLPSHILEGLSEQDSLSLLVKWAFKEGEEEKHPHLVKIGKEIVKKCKGVPLAVRTVGSLLFSKFEDSEWEYVSRNEIWNLPQKKDDILPALKLSYDLLPSYLRQCFALFSLYPKDYEFFSNDIASIWGSLGLITLPKTNWTLEDVANQYLHELLSRSFLQDFQNFGSSYSFRIHDLVHDLALFVAADECLHVSLNIQNIPDNVRHLYFAESSLLENLVTKKSAVVRSVLFSDDAAAATDEALLNTCLSKFKLLRVLVLSGSTFETLPCTIAKMKHLRYLVINNNLKIKRLSDSICKLQSLQVLSIKGCMELEVLPKGLRKLVSIRCLEFTTKQTVLPVNEIAQLGSLEYMYIDSCQNVESIFGGVKFPSLKILCIVSCQSLKSISLDGQNFPELETLVLAACPNLDLELWKGDPEKESPKMKLKLIGFNCLSQLVALPRGLQEAAKSLQCLFVSNCYNIETLPDWLTTLTDLKTVSLINCPKLVSLPDNMHHLSALENLRIEDCVNLHKKYQPHVGEFWSKISHIKNIIIVEPEEPEN